The genomic stretch ATGATCTCTGCGGCAATGGCCACGGCGGTCTCCTGCGGGGTGCGTCCCCCGAGCTGGAGGCCGATCGGGGCGCGCAGCCGGGAGAGTTCCGCCTCGTTCAGGCCGGCGGCGCGAAGGCGTTCGAGCCGGTCCTGGGTGGCGTTGGCGGAGCCCATGGCACCGACGTAGGCGACCGGCAGCCGCAGGGCGCGCTCCAGCAGCGGCAGGTCGAACTTCGGGTCATGGGTCAGCGCACAGATGACGTCGCGGTGGGTGAGCGACTGCTTTTCCAGGTAGCGGTGCGGCCAGTCCACGACGACGTGGTCGGCGTAGGGGAAGCGCTCTTTGGTGGTGAACACCGCGCGGGCGTCGCACACCGTCACCTGGAATCCGAGGAAGGAGCCCAGCTGGGACAGGGCGCCGGCATAGTCGACGGCACCGAAGATCAGCATGCGCGGGGGCGGGGCAGACGACTCTGCCCACACAGTGACTGGCTCGCCGCAGGGCTCTCCTTCCGGCTGGATGTCGATCAGCGTCGATGTGCCCGCGCAGAGCGCGGATGCGGCGGCGGTCGCCAGAGCGGCGTCCCACGCCGCGTCCCCGGTGCCACCGCTGTGCAGGCCGTCGGCGTGCACCGCCAGGCGGCGCCCGATCAGGCGGGCCGGGCCTCGTACCACGGTGGCCAGGGCTGCGGCCGCGCCGGCCGCGGCCGCAGCGACCACGGCAGCGGCCTCCGGCTCGGCCGAGGGGTCGATCCGGCGGATAAGGATGTCGATGCTGCCGCCGCAGGTGAGGCCGGCGGCGAAGGCGTCGTCGTCGCTGTAGCCGAAGCGATGGAACTCGATGTGGTGTGGTCCGCCTGTTTCGATGGCTTCGCGACAGGCCTCATAGACAGCACCTTCCACGCAGCCGCCGGAGACACTTCCCCGCACGGCGCCGGTGGCGTCGACGACCAAGGAGGCGCCCGGCTGACGCGGAGCGCTGCCGTGGACGTCCGCCACGGTCGCCACGGCGAAGGGCCGCTGCTGCTCGCACAACGGCACCAGGCTGGTGGCAAGTTCAAACACCAGGACACACCTCCCAAGCGGCAACGTGGCGGGGCTTCTTGAGGTCTTGAGGTCTTTGGATCAGACAAGGAGCTTGTCGAGCGTGATGGGCAGGTCGCGGATCCTGATGCCGGTGGCGTTGTAGACGGCGTTGCCGATGGCGGCGGCCGAGCCCACGGTGCCGAGTTCTCCGACGCCCCGGGCCCCGAACGGGCTGTAGACGGTGTCGGGGTGGTCGAGCCAGTGGACGTCGAGGTCGGGGATGTCGGCGTTGACGGGAACCAGGTATTCGCCCAGATTGCCGGCGGCCAGCCGACCGCTGGCTTCCATCGGGTTGGTCTCGAGCAGGGCGTGTCCGATGCCGAAGATGATGCCTCCGACGAGCTGGCTGCGGGTGGTCTTGGCGTTCACGACCCGTCCGACATCGACCACGGTGGTGAAGCGGGAGACGCGTGGTTCGCCGGTGAAGCGGTTGACGCGTACTTCGCAAAAGTGCGCGCCGAAGCTGTGAAAGGCGTGCTCGCCGTCGCCGGTGCGGCCTTCGGCGTTGCCGACGGCTTCGGCTCCGGAAGTGCGGGTCAGTGTCAGGAGTGCGGAGAAGCTGATGGCGTCGCTGCCGTCGGCGCGCAGATAGCCGTTGCGGTAGAGGACCTCGTCCGCCTGCCGGCCGTGCAACGGCGAATCCGGGTGTGTGATCGCCGTGTTGACCAGGGCTTGGATCGCGGCCTGGGCTGCGGCGCGTATGGCCGGGGCCAGGCTGCCGGTGGCGGCCGATCCGACTGCGGGCGCACCGTTGGGCAGGGCGGAATCGCCGAGCTCCGCCTTGATGCGGCGCATGGGCAGTTGGAGCGCGTCGGCGGCCAGCATGGCCACTGCGGTGGTGGCGCCGGTGCCCAGGTCGGAGGTGGAGGTGGCGACGGTGACGGTGCCGTCGTCGTGGAAGCGGATGCGGGCGCCGGCGGGGTGGCGCCCGGCGGGGTAGATGGCGGTGGCCATGCCGGTGCCGACCAGCCACTGCCCTTCGGTCCGGCCTCGGGGGCGTGCGCGGCGCTTGGACCAGCCGAATCTTTCGGCGCCTACCTCGTAGCACTCCCGCAGGTGCTTGCTCGACCATGGACGTGTGGTGCCGGGCACGGCGGTTGCGTAGTTCCGCAGCCGCAGTTGGAGGGGGTCCATGTCCAGGGAGACGGCGAGCTCGTCCATGGCCGTCTCCAACGCGAAGGCGCCGGGTGCTTCGTTGGGGGCGCGCATCGCCCAGGTCGGGGGCACGTCGAGCGGGACCAGGCGCTGGTCCACGGCGAGGTTGGGCGTCTTGTACAGGACCGCGGAGACGTCCTGGGCGGGCAGCATGGGCCAGCCGCCCACGGCCGGCATCACCGCGTCGCTCTCGTGGCTGACAGCGTTCAGAACTCCGTCAGCAGACGCTCCGAGTGTGACGGTCTGCGTGATCGCGCCGCGGTGGCCGACTGCGGTGAAGACCTGCTCTCGGGTGAGCACCAGTTTGACGGGTCGATCGAGTTCGCGGGCTGCCGCGGCGGCCAGTGCGGCTTCGCTCCAGGACACCACCCGGCTGCCGAATCCGCCTCCGACGTAGGGGCACACCACCCGCACGCGGGCGGGTTCGATGCCGAGCTGGACGGCCAGCGACATGGCGTGGACGGGCGGCATCTGCGACCCGGTATAGGCGGTCAACCGGCCGTCTCGCCACACGGCGACGGTGGCATGCGGTTCCATGGCCACGTGGTGCTGGGCGCCTTGGGTGAACGTGGCCTCAACGGTCGCCGTGCTGGCGGACAGTGCGGTCTTCAGGGAGTCGACACCGGCGGCCAGCACGGTCGACCGGGCCGGGGACGCGCCCTGTCTGGTCGGTGGGTTGGCGCCCGGCATGCCTGCAGGAAGGGAGACGTTGGGCGTGTCGCTGTCATAGCGGGCCACGACGAGTGCCGCCCCGTCACGGGCCTGTTCGAAGCTGTCGGCGAGAACCAGCGCAATGATTTGTCCGTGGTAGCGGACCCGGCGATCCTGCAAG from Streptomyces davaonensis JCM 4913 encodes the following:
- a CDS encoding XdhC family protein, which encodes MFELATSLVPLCEQQRPFAVATVADVHGSAPRQPGASLVVDATGAVRGSVSGGCVEGAVYEACREAIETGGPHHIEFHRFGYSDDDAFAAGLTCGGSIDILIRRIDPSAEPEAAAVVAAAAAGAAAALATVVRGPARLIGRRLAVHADGLHSGGTGDAAWDAALATAAASALCAGTSTLIDIQPEGEPCGEPVTVWAESSAPPPRMLIFGAVDYAGALSQLGSFLGFQVTVCDARAVFTTKERFPYADHVVVDWPHRYLEKQSLTHRDVICALTHDPKFDLPLLERALRLPVAYVGAMGSANATQDRLERLRAAGLNEAELSRLRAPIGLQLGGRTPQETAVAIAAEIIAVAHDGSGTPLRAGSAIHPHPGPQKAQGAPMDGGLPDRPFDAHPALVAVYGPGRTAVHFAAVDGRSIGRSVGRG
- a CDS encoding xanthine dehydrogenase family protein molybdopterin-binding subunit, which produces MSGELIGSETARIDGPAKVTGQAQYSADHTLANMAYGYVVLSTIGRGTLRELDTAAARRAPGVVAVYSPFDPLRLNPPPQGFGENFAALQDRRVRYHGQIIALVLADSFEQARDGAALVVARYDSDTPNVSLPAGMPGANPPTRQGASPARSTVLAAGVDSLKTALSASTATVEATFTQGAQHHVAMEPHATVAVWRDGRLTAYTGSQMPPVHAMSLAVQLGIEPARVRVVCPYVGGGFGSRVVSWSEAALAAAAARELDRPVKLVLTREQVFTAVGHRGAITQTVTLGASADGVLNAVSHESDAVMPAVGGWPMLPAQDVSAVLYKTPNLAVDQRLVPLDVPPTWAMRAPNEAPGAFALETAMDELAVSLDMDPLQLRLRNYATAVPGTTRPWSSKHLRECYEVGAERFGWSKRRARPRGRTEGQWLVGTGMATAIYPAGRHPAGARIRFHDDGTVTVATSTSDLGTGATTAVAMLAADALQLPMRRIKAELGDSALPNGAPAVGSAATGSLAPAIRAAAQAAIQALVNTAITHPDSPLHGRQADEVLYRNGYLRADGSDAISFSALLTLTRTSGAEAVGNAEGRTGDGEHAFHSFGAHFCEVRVNRFTGEPRVSRFTTVVDVGRVVNAKTTRSQLVGGIIFGIGHALLETNPMEASGRLAAGNLGEYLVPVNADIPDLDVHWLDHPDTVYSPFGARGVGELGTVGSAAAIGNAVYNATGIRIRDLPITLDKLLV